From Streptomyces asiaticus, one genomic window encodes:
- a CDS encoding DUF397 domain-containing protein: MNVRKEATWFKSSYSGQEPSACIEIANLTTAVGVRDSKDETGPALLIPPAAWAEFVSGVRTGRLGRPIE; encoded by the coding sequence ATGAACGTCCGTAAAGAAGCTACCTGGTTCAAGTCGAGCTACAGCGGTCAAGAGCCGAGCGCCTGCATAGAGATCGCAAACCTGACCACCGCCGTCGGCGTCCGCGACTCAAAGGACGAGACCGGCCCCGCCCTCCTCATACCCCCCGCCGCATGGGCCGAGTTCGTGAGCGGCGTCCGGACGGGGCGGCTCGGCCGCCCCATCGAGTAG
- a CDS encoding LacI family DNA-binding transcriptional regulator, producing MAGTRRHGAGRGRPTLEEVAARAGVGRGTVSRVINGSPRVSDRTRTAVEQAVAELGYVPNRVARALAANRADAVALVIPEPETRLFAEPYFSDIIRGVGAELADTDLQLLLTLIRTPKERQRLADYLSAHRVDGVLLVSVHADDPLPDLLEQIEMPAVLSGRRSAHESVPYVDSDNTGGAQSAVEHLIGRGRETVATITGPLDMYVAQCRLEGYHAAVRAAGREVAAELVASADFTEEGGRRAMRQLLSQRPDLDGVFAASDVMAAGARQVLRGNGRRVPDDVALVGFEDSAVARHMDPPLTSVRQATEEMGRAMVRVLLEEIAGRSDRTAKRPQMVLPTQLVRRESS from the coding sequence ATGGCAGGAACGCGGCGGCATGGTGCGGGGCGGGGACGGCCGACCCTCGAGGAGGTGGCGGCCCGCGCCGGAGTCGGTCGCGGCACCGTGTCCCGGGTGATCAACGGTTCGCCCCGGGTCAGCGACCGCACCCGCACGGCCGTCGAGCAGGCCGTCGCCGAACTCGGCTATGTGCCGAACCGGGTGGCCCGCGCCCTCGCCGCCAACCGTGCCGACGCCGTCGCCCTGGTCATCCCCGAGCCCGAGACCCGGCTCTTCGCCGAACCGTACTTCTCCGACATCATCCGCGGCGTCGGCGCCGAACTCGCCGACACCGATCTCCAGCTGCTGCTCACCCTCATCCGCACCCCCAAGGAACGGCAGCGGCTCGCGGACTACCTCTCCGCGCACCGGGTCGACGGGGTGCTGCTGGTCTCCGTCCACGCGGACGATCCGCTGCCGGATCTGCTGGAGCAGATCGAGATGCCCGCGGTGCTGAGCGGCCGCCGTTCGGCGCATGAATCGGTCCCGTACGTCGACTCGGACAACACCGGCGGCGCCCAGTCCGCCGTGGAGCACCTCATCGGCCGCGGCCGCGAGACGGTCGCCACCATCACCGGCCCGCTGGACATGTATGTCGCGCAGTGCCGCCTGGAGGGCTACCACGCCGCGGTCCGGGCGGCGGGCCGGGAGGTGGCGGCGGAGCTGGTGGCGTCCGCGGACTTCACCGAGGAGGGCGGCCGCCGGGCGATGCGTCAGCTGCTGAGCCAGCGCCCGGACCTGGACGGGGTCTTCGCCGCGTCGGACGTGATGGCCGCGGGCGCCCGTCAGGTGCTGCGCGGGAACGGGCGCCGCGTCCCGGACGATGTGGCGCTGGTCGGCTTCGAGGACTCGGCGGTCGCCCGCCATATGGACCCTCCGCTCACGAGCGTCCGGCAGGCCACGGAGGAGATGGGCCGGGCGATGGTGCGGGTGCTGCTGGAGGAGATCGCGGGGCGCTCGGACCGCACGGCCAAGCGGCCACAGATGGTGCTGCCGACGCAGCTGGTGCGGCGGGAGTCGTCCTGA
- a CDS encoding ABC transporter substrate-binding protein, with product MRRNTGSHRSRAVVLAAVAALGAGVLSGCADDGDDGSAGSSGGGDSKGKTVVTVGTYGVMGFKQAGLYDEYTKLHPDIKIEENVIDPASNYYPQLLTHLGSGSGLADIQAVEVGNINEVTTTQADKFVDLSKADGVKKENFLDWKWAQATAKDGKTIGLGTDVGPMAICYRKDLFQQAGLPADRDAVSALWAGDWQKYLDAGKKYAKKAPGGAAFLDSAGGLFNAAVSGGSEVYYDKSGKPIYKDGPAVKKAWKLATDASASKLSAKLQEFTKPWQQALANGKFATVSCPAWMLGQIKEYAGDKYKGKWDVAAAPQPANWGGSFLSVPQAAKNKDEAVKLATWLTAPEQQAKLFEKQASFPSAQAAYSLPQVADAKLPYFNNAPIGKIFSQAAKDSPTQVLGPKDAIIKQNFTDVGLLQVEQQGKSAAEGWKAAIKTNDNALDQ from the coding sequence ATGCGCAGGAACACTGGTAGTCACCGCAGCAGAGCCGTGGTCCTCGCGGCCGTCGCCGCTTTAGGAGCGGGGGTGCTCAGCGGGTGCGCCGATGACGGCGACGACGGATCCGCCGGCTCGTCCGGCGGCGGCGACAGCAAGGGCAAGACGGTGGTGACCGTCGGCACGTACGGCGTCATGGGTTTCAAGCAGGCCGGGCTCTATGACGAGTACACAAAGCTGCACCCCGATATCAAGATCGAAGAGAATGTGATCGATCCGGCCTCGAACTACTACCCGCAGCTGCTCACCCATCTCGGCTCGGGCAGCGGGCTCGCCGACATCCAGGCGGTCGAGGTGGGCAACATCAATGAGGTCACCACCACCCAGGCCGACAAGTTCGTTGATCTTTCGAAGGCGGACGGCGTCAAAAAAGAGAACTTCCTCGACTGGAAGTGGGCGCAGGCCACCGCCAAGGACGGCAAGACGATCGGCCTCGGCACGGACGTGGGCCCGATGGCGATCTGCTACCGCAAGGACCTCTTCCAGCAGGCCGGGCTCCCGGCCGACCGTGACGCGGTCTCCGCGCTCTGGGCGGGCGACTGGCAGAAGTACCTCGACGCCGGCAAGAAGTACGCGAAGAAGGCGCCGGGCGGAGCCGCGTTCCTGGACTCGGCCGGCGGACTGTTCAACGCGGCGGTCTCCGGCGGCTCGGAGGTCTACTACGACAAGAGCGGGAAGCCCATCTACAAGGACGGCCCGGCCGTCAAGAAGGCGTGGAAGCTGGCGACCGACGCGTCCGCGTCCAAACTCTCCGCCAAGCTCCAGGAGTTCACCAAGCCCTGGCAGCAGGCGCTCGCCAACGGCAAGTTCGCCACCGTCTCCTGCCCGGCCTGGATGCTCGGCCAGATCAAGGAGTACGCCGGGGACAAGTACAAGGGCAAGTGGGACGTCGCGGCCGCCCCCCAGCCCGCCAACTGGGGCGGCTCCTTCCTCTCCGTGCCGCAGGCGGCGAAGAACAAGGACGAGGCGGTCAAGCTCGCCACCTGGCTGACCGCGCCCGAGCAGCAGGCCAAGCTCTTCGAGAAGCAGGCGAGCTTCCCCAGCGCCCAGGCCGCGTACAGCCTTCCCCAGGTGGCCGACGCCAAGCTCCCCTACTTCAACAACGCGCCCATCGGCAAGATCTTCTCCCAGGCCGCGAAGGACAGTCCGACGCAGGTCCTGGGCCCGAAGGACGCCATCATCAAGCAGAACTTCACCGATGTCGGCCTGCTCCAGGTCGAGCAGCAGGGCAAGTCCGCCGCCGAAGGCTGGAAGGCCGCGATCAAGACGAACGACAACGCGCTGGACCAGTGA
- a CDS encoding carbohydrate ABC transporter permease, producing the protein MTAPSGFTPDTAAPPAGQGGAAPRAATAPAPDPAEQRRRDRRSRRYRWDVRWSPYAFVAPFFVFFAAFGLFPLLYTGWASLHQVELTSPTHMEWAGWHNYSRLWEDEFFWKALRNTFTIGVISTVPQLMMALGIAHLLNYRLRASMFFRVAILTPYATSVAAATLVFALLFGHDYGMVNWSLGLVGLDGIDWQNGTWTSQIAVSTIVIWRWTGYNALIYLAAMQAVPNDLYESAALDGASRWKQFLHVTVPSLRPTILFTVVVSTIGATQLFGEPLLFNTAGTATGGADHQYQTLGLYMYEQGWVNLHLGRASAIAWTMFLILLLIAAANALFARRLRKSQ; encoded by the coding sequence ATGACCGCACCTTCCGGTTTCACCCCTGATACGGCCGCGCCCCCCGCAGGGCAGGGGGGCGCGGCCCCGCGCGCCGCGACCGCGCCGGCGCCCGACCCGGCCGAGCAGCGGCGTCGCGACCGGCGCAGCCGCCGCTACCGCTGGGATGTGCGATGGAGCCCGTACGCCTTCGTCGCCCCCTTCTTCGTCTTCTTCGCCGCCTTCGGCCTCTTCCCGCTGCTCTACACCGGGTGGGCCTCGCTGCACCAGGTGGAGCTCACCAGCCCCACCCATATGGAGTGGGCGGGGTGGCACAACTACTCCAGGCTGTGGGAAGACGAGTTCTTCTGGAAAGCGCTGCGGAACACCTTCACCATCGGGGTGATCTCCACCGTTCCCCAGCTGATGATGGCCCTCGGGATCGCGCATCTGCTCAACTACCGGCTGCGTGCCTCGATGTTCTTCCGGGTGGCGATCCTCACCCCGTACGCCACCTCCGTCGCCGCCGCCACGCTGGTGTTCGCGCTGCTCTTCGGGCATGACTACGGCATGGTCAACTGGTCCCTGGGGCTGGTCGGACTGGACGGCATCGACTGGCAGAACGGCACCTGGACCTCGCAGATCGCGGTCTCCACGATCGTCATCTGGCGGTGGACCGGTTACAACGCGCTGATCTACCTGGCCGCCATGCAGGCCGTGCCGAACGATCTGTACGAGTCGGCGGCGCTGGACGGGGCCTCGCGCTGGAAGCAGTTCCTGCATGTCACCGTCCCGTCGCTGCGGCCCACCATCCTCTTCACGGTCGTCGTCTCCACGATCGGGGCCACCCAGCTCTTCGGTGAGCCGCTGCTGTTCAACACCGCGGGGACGGCCACCGGCGGCGCCGATCACCAGTACCAGACGCTCGGCCTGTACATGTACGAGCAGGGCTGGGTGAACCTGCACCTCGGCCGGGCCTCCGCCATCGCCTGGACGATGTTCCTGATCCTGCTGCTGATCGCCGCGGCCAACGCGCTGTTCGCGCGGCGGCTGCGAAAGAGCCAGTGA
- a CDS encoding carbohydrate ABC transporter permease — protein sequence MSATVSSRQPLDPAAPARTTPRGEKGRGRAGRQLHGGKITYAVLILFTIGSLFPLVWTAIAASRTNTRLAQTPPPLWFGGNLFNNLDKAWNGANMGTALLNTTVVAGTVAASTVLFSTIAGFAFAKLRFRFKNILLMLTIGTMMVPPQLSVVPLYMMVAKLEWTDQLQAVIVPTLVSAFGVFFMRQYLSQALPTELIEAARMDGASSLRIIWHVVFPAARPAMAVLGMLTFVQSWNDFFWPFIALTQNGNPTMQVALTGLSRGYTPDQSLIMAGALLGTLPLLIAFVLFGKQIVGGIMQGAVKG from the coding sequence ATGAGCGCCACTGTCTCTTCCCGGCAGCCACTCGATCCGGCAGCTCCCGCGCGCACCACTCCGCGGGGTGAGAAGGGCCGCGGCCGAGCGGGCAGGCAGCTGCACGGGGGCAAGATCACCTACGCCGTGCTGATCCTGTTCACCATCGGCTCGCTCTTCCCACTGGTGTGGACCGCCATCGCCGCCTCCCGCACCAACACCCGGCTGGCCCAGACACCTCCTCCCCTGTGGTTCGGCGGGAACCTCTTCAACAACCTGGACAAGGCGTGGAACGGCGCCAACATGGGCACCGCGCTGCTCAACACGACGGTGGTGGCGGGCACGGTCGCGGCGTCGACCGTGCTGTTCTCGACCATCGCGGGCTTCGCCTTCGCCAAGCTGCGCTTCCGCTTCAAGAACATCCTGCTGATGCTCACCATCGGGACGATGATGGTGCCGCCCCAGCTCAGCGTGGTGCCGCTGTACATGATGGTGGCCAAGCTGGAGTGGACCGACCAGCTCCAGGCGGTCATCGTGCCGACGCTCGTCAGCGCCTTCGGGGTCTTCTTCATGCGGCAGTACCTCTCCCAGGCGCTGCCGACCGAGCTGATCGAGGCGGCGCGGATGGACGGCGCGAGCAGCCTGCGGATCATCTGGCATGTGGTCTTCCCGGCTGCGCGTCCGGCGATGGCGGTGCTGGGGATGCTCACCTTCGTCCAGTCGTGGAACGACTTCTTCTGGCCGTTCATCGCGCTCACCCAGAACGGCAACCCGACCATGCAGGTGGCACTGACCGGTCTGAGCCGGGGATACACCCCGGATCAATCACTGATCATGGCGGGGGCGCTGCTGGGCACCCTGCCGCTGCTGATCGCCTTCGTCCTCTTCGGCAAGCAGATTGTGGGGGGCATCATGCAGGGCGCGGTCAAGGGCTGA
- a CDS encoding GH1 family beta-glucosidase, with translation MTLTFPPGFLWGAASAAYQVEGAAQEDGRTPSIWDTFSHTPGRVLAGDTGDVAVDHYHRFREDVRLMAELNLGAYRFSVSWSRVQPTGRGPAVQRGLDFYRSLVDELLGAGIQPVVTLYHWDLPQELENAGGWPERETAERFAEYAGIVAEALGDRVEFWTTLNEPWCSAFLGYGSGVHAPGRTERLAPLRAAHHLNLAHGLGAQALRAALPARAQLAISLNPAVVRPLSDKPEDQDAARRIDALANRVFTGPLLRGAYPSDLIKDTASITDWSFVRDGDLAVIKHPLDALGINYYTPSLVSAATDNDGSPARHDGHGASAHSPWPGSERVAFHQTPGERTEMGWTIDPTGLHDLLMRYSREAPGVPLYITENGAAFDDKPDAEGAVHDPRRIDYLRAHLAVAHQAIADGADLRGYFLWSLMDNFEWAYGYSKRFGAVYVDYPTQARVPKSSARWYARVARTGELPAA, from the coding sequence ATGACTCTTACCTTCCCGCCCGGATTCCTGTGGGGCGCGGCCTCGGCCGCCTATCAGGTCGAGGGCGCCGCCCAGGAGGACGGCCGCACCCCCTCCATCTGGGACACCTTCAGCCACACCCCCGGCAGGGTGCTCGCCGGTGACACCGGTGATGTGGCGGTGGACCACTACCACCGCTTCCGCGAGGACGTCCGGCTGATGGCGGAGCTGAACCTGGGGGCGTACCGCTTCTCGGTGTCCTGGTCACGGGTGCAGCCGACCGGCCGGGGCCCGGCCGTGCAGCGCGGGCTCGACTTCTACCGCTCTCTGGTGGACGAGCTGCTGGGCGCGGGCATCCAGCCGGTGGTCACCCTCTACCACTGGGACCTCCCCCAGGAGCTGGAGAACGCAGGCGGGTGGCCGGAGCGCGAGACCGCCGAGCGGTTCGCCGAGTACGCGGGCATCGTGGCGGAGGCGCTGGGCGACCGCGTCGAGTTCTGGACCACCCTCAACGAGCCGTGGTGCAGCGCCTTCCTCGGCTATGGCTCGGGGGTGCACGCCCCGGGCCGCACCGAGCGGCTGGCCCCGCTGCGCGCCGCTCACCACCTGAACCTCGCCCATGGCCTGGGCGCCCAGGCGCTGCGCGCCGCGCTCCCCGCCCGCGCGCAGCTCGCCATCAGCCTCAACCCGGCCGTGGTCCGGCCGCTCAGCGACAAGCCCGAGGACCAGGACGCGGCGCGGCGTATCGACGCGCTGGCCAATCGCGTCTTCACCGGGCCGCTGCTGCGCGGTGCGTACCCCAGCGACCTGATCAAGGACACCGCCTCGATCACCGACTGGTCGTTCGTCCGCGATGGCGATCTGGCCGTCATCAAGCACCCCCTGGACGCGCTGGGCATCAATTACTACACACCGTCATTGGTATCAGCCGCCACCGACAACGACGGCTCGCCCGCCCGTCACGACGGCCACGGCGCCAGCGCCCACTCCCCGTGGCCGGGCTCGGAGCGGGTGGCGTTCCACCAGACCCCGGGCGAGCGCACCGAGATGGGCTGGACCATCGACCCGACCGGGCTGCACGACCTGCTGATGCGCTACAGCCGTGAGGCGCCGGGCGTACCGCTGTACATCACCGAGAACGGCGCCGCGTTCGACGACAAACCGGACGCGGAGGGCGCGGTCCACGACCCGCGGCGGATCGACTACCTCCGGGCCCATCTGGCCGTGGCCCACCAGGCCATCGCGGACGGCGCCGATCTGCGCGGCTACTTCCTCTGGTCGCTGATGGACAACTTCGAATGGGCGTACGGCTACAGCAAGCGCTTCGGCGCGGTCTACGTCGACTATCCGACGCAGGCCCGGGTACCGAAGTCCAGCGCCCGCTGGTACGCCCGGGTGGCCCGCACCGGAGAGCTTCCGGCGGCCTGA
- the qcrB gene encoding cytochrome bc1 complex cytochrome b subunit has protein sequence MRAFPERRQRFRDEPSGRRAPAGKGEALADWFDGRVGLFTMAKANLRKVFPDHWSFLIGEIALYTFVIIILTGVYLTLFFKPAMNEVIYDGRWTPLNGIRMSQAYASTLDISFDVRGGLLMRQVHHWAAIVFIASMIVHMMRTFFNGVFRKPREINWLSGAGLLILGMFDGFMGYSLPDDLLSGTGLRFMEGAILSIPIVGTYLSFFFFDGQFPGTAVVPRLFTVHVLLIPGIMLGLLALHMILLVYHKHTHHPGPGKKNMNIVGPPLWPVYVAKSGGFFFLVFGVTTLMSAIAQINPVWSYGPYRPDQVSTDAQPDWYMGYSEGLIRLMPGWEINLWGHTLVLGVLIPFLVFPTVLLVIWLYPFLEAWITGDRREHHLNQRPRNAPTRTAFGAAWIALYAVLLAGGGNDLIATHFQLSINAITWTCRIGFFVVPVVVFVITKRICLGLQHKDRQKLLHGRETGIIQRLPHGEYVEVHEPLSPGEKYTLTAYEQYLPLELPPSVDEAGVARKLSFKERLRVSLSRSYFGRDGQVAKVTKEQVAEHEEHEAEEAGERAEEPQRP, from the coding sequence ATGAGAGCATTTCCGGAGCGCCGGCAGAGGTTCCGCGATGAGCCATCCGGTCGGCGCGCGCCCGCCGGAAAAGGCGAGGCCCTCGCCGACTGGTTCGACGGCCGGGTGGGCCTCTTCACGATGGCCAAGGCCAATCTGCGTAAGGTCTTTCCCGACCACTGGTCCTTTCTGATCGGCGAGATCGCCCTCTATACGTTCGTCATCATCATTCTGACCGGTGTCTATCTGACCCTGTTCTTCAAACCGGCGATGAATGAGGTGATCTACGACGGCCGCTGGACGCCGCTGAACGGCATCCGCATGTCGCAGGCGTACGCGTCCACGCTGGACATCAGCTTCGATGTGCGCGGCGGACTGCTGATGCGGCAGGTTCACCACTGGGCGGCGATCGTCTTCATCGCCAGCATGATCGTCCATATGATGCGGACGTTCTTCAACGGCGTCTTCCGCAAACCGCGCGAGATCAACTGGCTGTCCGGCGCCGGTCTGCTGATCCTCGGGATGTTCGACGGCTTCATGGGCTATTCACTGCCCGACGATCTGCTGTCCGGCACCGGTCTGCGCTTCATGGAGGGCGCGATCCTGTCCATCCCGATCGTCGGCACGTATCTGTCGTTCTTCTTCTTCGACGGCCAGTTCCCGGGAACGGCGGTCGTGCCACGGCTGTTCACCGTGCATGTGCTGCTCATTCCGGGCATCATGCTCGGGCTGCTGGCGCTCCATATGATCCTGCTCGTCTATCACAAGCACACCCATCACCCGGGGCCCGGAAAGAAGAACATGAATATCGTGGGGCCGCCCCTTTGGCCGGTCTATGTGGCCAAGTCCGGCGGATTCTTCTTCCTGGTCTTCGGCGTCACCACCCTGATGTCGGCCATCGCCCAGATCAATCCGGTATGGTCCTACGGCCCCTACCGGCCCGACCAGGTGTCCACCGACGCCCAGCCCGACTGGTACATGGGCTATTCCGAAGGGCTGATCCGGCTGATGCCGGGCTGGGAGATCAATCTCTGGGGCCACACCCTGGTGCTCGGGGTGCTGATCCCGTTCCTGGTCTTCCCCACGGTGCTGCTGGTCATCTGGCTCTATCCGTTCCTGGAGGCATGGATCACCGGGGACCGGCGCGAGCACCATCTCAATCAGCGCCCACGCAACGCCCCGACCCGCACCGCGTTCGGCGCCGCCTGGATCGCCCTCTACGCGGTGCTGCTGGCGGGTGGCGGCAATGACCTCATCGCCACCCACTTCCAGCTGTCGATCAACGCGATCACCTGGACCTGCCGGATCGGCTTCTTCGTGGTGCCGGTCGTGGTCTTCGTGATCACCAAGCGGATCTGTCTGGGCCTCCAGCACAAGGATCGGCAGAAGCTGCTGCACGGGCGCGAGACCGGCATCATTCAGCGGCTGCCGCACGGCGAGTACGTCGAGGTGCACGAGCCGCTCTCGCCCGGGGAGAAGTACACGCTGACCGCGTATGAGCAGTATCTGCCGCTGGAGCTGCCGCCGTCGGTCGACGAGGCCGGGGTCGCCCGGAAGCTCTCCTTCAAGGAGCGGCTGCGGGTCTCGCTGTCCCGGAGCTACTTCGGGCGCGACGGGCAGGTCGCCAAGGTCACGAAGGAGCAGGTGGCGGAGCACGAGGAGCATGAGGCGGAGGAGGCGGGGGAGCGGGCGGAGGAACCGCAGCGGCCGTAG
- a CDS encoding chitinase has product MSSTHRRKASRTTKVIGATAAAVVAGGTAFALSGAANAGTVSEKTSASEKPAAAAGGFAPYIDTSLYPAYDMVGTADKTGVKEFNLAFITSGGGCTPKWGGVTEVGDNEVAKQTEALRAKGGDVRVSFGGASGSELGLACTSADELAAAYGKVVDALKLTKVDFDIEGSALPNKEANTRRAQAIAKLQQQHSDLDVSFTLPVLPTGLTQDGVDLVADAKKNGVKVSAVNIMAMDYGASFDDDMGQYAIDAATATQGQIKDALGLSDDEAWKTVAVTPMLGVNDVKNEIFKVDDASQLVEFAKSKGLAWLSMWSATRDKQCPSPQDTASPTCSSIDQEELAFTKAFGAFNG; this is encoded by the coding sequence ATGAGCAGTACGCACCGTCGCAAGGCGAGCCGGACCACCAAGGTGATCGGCGCGACCGCCGCCGCCGTCGTGGCCGGCGGCACGGCGTTCGCGCTCAGCGGGGCGGCGAACGCGGGAACCGTCTCCGAGAAGACCTCCGCCTCCGAGAAGCCCGCCGCGGCGGCGGGCGGCTTCGCCCCGTACATCGACACCTCGCTCTACCCCGCCTACGACATGGTGGGCACCGCCGACAAGACCGGCGTCAAGGAGTTCAACCTCGCCTTCATCACCTCCGGCGGCGGCTGTACCCCCAAGTGGGGCGGCGTCACCGAGGTCGGTGACAACGAGGTGGCCAAGCAGACCGAGGCGCTGCGCGCGAAGGGCGGCGACGTCCGGGTCTCCTTCGGCGGTGCCTCCGGCTCCGAACTGGGCCTGGCCTGCACCTCGGCGGACGAGCTCGCCGCGGCCTACGGCAAGGTCGTGGACGCCCTCAAGCTCACCAAGGTCGACTTCGACATCGAGGGCAGCGCGCTCCCGAACAAGGAGGCCAACACCCGCCGCGCCCAGGCGATAGCCAAGCTCCAGCAGCAGCACTCGGACCTGGATGTCTCCTTCACCCTGCCGGTGCTGCCGACCGGCCTCACCCAGGACGGTGTCGACCTCGTCGCCGACGCCAAGAAGAACGGCGTGAAGGTCTCCGCCGTCAACATCATGGCGATGGACTACGGCGCGTCCTTCGACGACGACATGGGCCAGTACGCGATCGACGCCGCCACCGCGACCCAGGGCCAGATCAAGGACGCGCTCGGGCTGAGCGACGACGAGGCGTGGAAGACCGTGGCGGTCACCCCGATGCTCGGCGTCAACGACGTCAAGAACGAGATATTCAAGGTCGACGACGCCTCCCAGCTGGTGGAGTTCGCCAAGTCCAAGGGCCTGGCCTGGCTGTCGATGTGGTCCGCGACCCGCGACAAGCAGTGCCCCAGCCCGCAGGACACCGCGTCGCCGACCTGTAGCTCGATCGACCAGGAAGAGCTCGCGTTCACCAAGGCCTTCGGCGCCTTCAACGGCTGA
- a CDS encoding sensor histidine kinase, which translates to MRWALVKVCLAVTAMVVVAFAVPLGLVVKELARDRAFADAERQAATIGPALAITTERARLQRAVASTQAGGDGRMAVHVPDEPGDRASGYDLGKSRAPKGELATARRLGRASVSGAPGGYALLQPTALSSGQVAVVEVYVPRGVVTSGVTTSWLVLAGVGLALIVGAVAIADRLGTRLVRPAGRLAEAAHDLGRGELGVRVPEDGPAELRAAAAAFNSMADQVVQLLAGERELAADLSHRLRTPLTVLRLNAASLGEGPAADQTRAAVAQLEGEVDQIIRTARQQKTHTPSGCDASEVIRDRMEFWSALAEDEDRTVRLAGVERTVRVPVARPELGAALDALLGNVFRHTPEGTALAVDVHNGEDSVIILVSDAGPGIADPDAALRRGHGDGGPGSTGLGLDIVRRVAESTGGDLRIGRSVLGGTEVRVWLSLNGAGSADPGQRRRGRKKRTRGRGRAKEPAEH; encoded by the coding sequence GTGAGATGGGCCCTGGTCAAGGTCTGTCTGGCGGTCACGGCGATGGTCGTGGTCGCCTTCGCCGTACCGCTCGGACTCGTCGTCAAGGAGCTGGCCCGGGACCGGGCGTTCGCCGACGCCGAGCGGCAGGCCGCCACCATCGGCCCGGCGCTCGCCATCACCACCGAGCGGGCGCGGCTCCAGCGCGCGGTCGCCAGCACCCAGGCGGGCGGGGACGGCCGGATGGCGGTGCATGTCCCCGATGAGCCGGGGGACCGGGCGAGCGGCTACGACCTGGGCAAGAGCCGTGCGCCCAAGGGCGAGCTGGCCACCGCGCGGCGGCTCGGCCGCGCCTCGGTGTCCGGTGCCCCCGGGGGCTACGCACTGCTCCAGCCGACCGCGCTGAGCAGCGGTCAGGTCGCGGTCGTCGAGGTGTACGTCCCGCGTGGCGTGGTCACCAGCGGGGTCACCACGTCCTGGCTGGTGCTCGCGGGTGTCGGCCTGGCGCTGATCGTCGGTGCGGTGGCCATCGCCGACCGGCTCGGCACCCGGCTGGTGCGCCCCGCGGGGCGGCTCGCCGAGGCCGCGCACGACCTGGGCCGGGGCGAGCTCGGGGTGCGCGTCCCGGAGGACGGCCCGGCCGAACTCCGGGCGGCCGCCGCCGCGTTCAACTCCATGGCCGACCAGGTGGTCCAGCTCCTGGCCGGCGAGCGCGAGCTGGCCGCCGACCTCTCCCACCGGCTCCGCACCCCGCTCACCGTGCTGCGCCTCAACGCCGCCTCGCTGGGCGAGGGACCGGCGGCCGACCAGACCCGCGCCGCCGTCGCCCAGCTGGAGGGCGAGGTCGACCAGATCATCCGCACCGCGCGCCAGCAGAAGACCCACACCCCCTCCGGCTGTGACGCCTCCGAGGTGATCCGGGACCGGATGGAGTTCTGGTCCGCGCTCGCCGAGGACGAGGACCGTACGGTGCGGCTGGCCGGGGTCGAGCGCACCGTAAGGGTGCCGGTCGCCCGCCCCGAACTGGGCGCCGCGCTGGACGCCCTGCTCGGCAATGTCTTCCGGCACACGCCCGAGGGCACGGCGCTCGCGGTCGACGTCCACAACGGCGAGGACAGCGTGATCATCCTGGTCTCCGACGCGGGCCCGGGCATCGCCGACCCGGACGCGGCGCTCCGCCGGGGCCACGGCGACGGCGGCCCCGGCTCGACCGGCCTCGGCCTGGACATCGTGCGCCGGGTCGCGGAGTCCACGGGCGGTGATCTGCGGATCGGGCGGTCCGTGCTGGGCGGCACCGAGGTACGGGTGTGGCTCTCGCTGAACGGCGCCGGTTCCGCCGACCCGGGGCAGCGGCGGCGCGGCCGTAAGAAGAGGACCCGGGGCCGCGGCAGGGCCAAGGAGCCCGCGGAGCATTAA